The region aaagcttacaactcaattttaatgatatgataagggttcaaggttgaatactttaaagcgcttgcaatgtaaaacaagatttattttgaatactagcaacatgttatgagaaagttcataAATACTTgtaatatatctcgaagaaaggttcagaaggacttgccttatcacagatgattttcAACTTTACTagtactcatctaacagttttacttttcacTCACTtcccttctttttctatgccttgcttctattcatcaatcacccgccttctctttctatgcttcagttctatttacgcatcattggatttctttttgtatgcctcgcttactctgctaggcatcacaagtatctttcaatattcaatctcatattattctaatcgtcacatagacgtcataagttTTTATCTatccttcattttacccaaatccgatttacggattgaaagttatgactaaaacagtcaaacgataaccacataggcatataacacatcaatcagatagcacgtagcacatagcaggCAATATATgcgatcaaaataatttttcaaagaagattcagggtcaaaatgatttttcaggtatttaatacgaatttttgaaaattttcggaattaaaatgggcctctgaatcattttataattaagttatagggctcgaacacccgaatctgactttaaaataattttataataattatcgagccttgaaaataatttaaaataatattttaaagctcgaaactattttttggaatttttaaatccaaataagtaattaaatctaattaaataatcaattaaaattaattaataactaattaaattaattaattaattaatatttaaattaattgactaattaaataattaattatcaactaaaattaattaattcattaattaagatttatttttaacttaaaaataattttcaaaaaataaataatgaatttttgagattttaaataattaaaaatcaatttctgaaaatatttttaaaaagaaaatacattttctgaaaataattaaatagaaatttaattttttaaattttataagattttataaatttttaaaaccaaaatattAAATTTGCAAATCAGGGAAAACTTCGGGGTACTAAAGGGTAATTTTCCCCCGTCGTCTTCCCCGACTGCAACTCTGGTGGCCGGCCGCCATTAACGGCGGCCACCAAGCTTTCCGGCGAGCTACAGACTGCTCAGAAATGCATAAAATTAACAGGGGATGAAGGGCTCTTCCCCAGAAACACGTCTGCAGCAACAAAAACATCAAACCATGCACAAATTGAACAGAATAATCAACTGAAGATATCACCGCCGGTTCAATCAATTTTCCGACGAGCCACTTCCCGGTATCGTCTGTTGATTTCAATCATACCATTCGAATCTCTTTTAAACGATCTACACAACCATGTAATCAATTTCATCTAATAAGCCTTAACAAAGAAACACCTAATTTTCAAtgaagaacattcaaacacataaaccctagttcttcaattcaagaatcaaaccaacttttctacatgttattgaacttcaaatttgacatataatataccaaaatgaccaggaagaaaagatctacatgattctagcatcaaatcacacaaacaatatcaagaaaaaaattcatattttaattactaaataattcgaattaaaataattaaataagaaaatcaccttgatatatgcactgaaatggatgattgattatgaaagaacttttcgaaagcttcgatttgatatatggcaggctcgaattggagttcgataacgccttcatttgtgcgtttgattatgaagaacacaatgaatttttaagatttttctctggaaactatatagttttactatttgcaaatgattatctgtaAAAAAGAAaatactgtattggctatttatatttacggaatattagtacgttctggatcgtgttggatcgataaatacgtttcttagccgctaattaactataaaaatgatccTATCGGATAAcattttggataaacattatcctgttttggataagcattatcctgttttggataagtatcaaaggttttggataattataaaaaCTGGGCTTTTATAAAACGCTTTGTACGAaaataatgttatcgaaaagggttattTGCGCTGGGcagcgcacgggtcaaaccgtaatctggatcgaaaaagtcaaaacacggaaaatgtccggaattaccagattagcttaggaaagagttttcggaagagtttcgggttctaaaaacgtaaaaatggttgaggttggacgattcccgactttagaaaatgattttgtaattattcagaaataaattaatataaaatcatataacactccaaaaattactagaaaaatacttaattatctatattttattctggacataataaaattaacatacttatactttaccacatataaacatccacataacaacaccaatcatcagataattcaccaaaaatcacaatataatcatataataattatttatcaataaaaataattacacgctatgtcccggatattacaggtTCAGACCTCTAACTGACATTCACAGGGTGGAGACTCGGCCACCCAAAGTATTTAAGGGCGAATCCATGGACATCACCTTCAGGGAAGCGGATTCCCGGTGGGTGCACCACCCCCACAATGATGCCTTGGTTATTTCTATCCAAATCGAAACTAAGAACGTCTATGGAGCCTTAGTAGATAATAGAAGCTCAACAAACATCCTCTACTACTACACCTTTAAGAAGATGGGGTTACTTGATCGGGATATGTCAGGAGAAGATTCTTGGGTCTATGGTTTCTCTGGTGAAGGAGTTAGAGTTATGGGATCATTCTGATTACCGTGTACCCTGGGGGAGTGTCTGTTGTCCGTAAGAAAGACGCTCGAGTTCAACGTCTTAAATCAGAAGTCATCCCAAAATGTGCTACTAGGACGACCTTTTCTTAGGGAAATGAGGGTCATCACTTCGATCCACCATCTTACCATCAAATTTCCAACCCCGAATGGAGTTGGCAGCATAAAGGGCTCTCAATATGACTCTCAGGAATGTTACAGACAAGCTATGAGGGGCTTTAGGAGAAAAGATGCCCAAGTCGCAGATGCATCAGATGATAAACGAGAGAGAAGTATCGAACAACTGATCGAGGAAATTCAGGTCTATTACTATGTTGAACAAAAAAATGAATGCCCCTTTGAATTGCCTCCGGCAACGCTGTTCTTAGAAGACGCTATAAGGATTGAAATGTTGGAAGAAGAAGAGCCCCCAAATGACATAATCCAAGCAAATGTCAATGGGAAATGACTCGAAGGAAGATTTGATGTCTTGCAGAGTCTTGGACAAGATGCATATAAGGTAGATGCCCCTCTCTCTAAGGGCGCACCCTTATCTTCAGGAATTCTGAAAGAAGTTGATGCCCCTGTAATACAGGGCGCGCCTTCAATGAGAAAACAAGTTGATGCTCCTCTCCAAGAGGACGCGCCTTCTACGAAAAATGATGAGGATCATGATCAGCTCGACTTAGACCCACGGATACCAATACCAACAGAAAAACTGGGGCCAGCGTAAGATATAATTGAAATCCATGTCGATAAAAAGGATCCAAGCAAAGTCCTAAAAATTGGATCTCAGTTGGATCTAAGATTGAGAGAGGGGCTTTCCATATTCCTCTTGGAAAATCTTGATGTATTTGCGTGGAGTCATTTTGATATGGTGGGAATTGATCCAAAAGTCATGTGCCATCAATTGAATATCGATCCCACGCATAAAGGGATTCGGCAAAAGCACATGGCTGTAAGTGGAGAAAGGGTTGTAGCATTGGCAGAGGAAGTAGATAGACTCTTGGACGTCAGGCTAATCAGAGAATCTTTTTACCCAGATTGGTTGGCGAATCCGGTGTTAGTAAAAAAGCCTAACGGCAAGTGGAAAACATGCATGGATTTCAACAATTTTAACAAAGCGTGTCCAAAGGATAGTTTCCCTTTGCCAAGAATTGACCAGTTAGTCGATGCTAGGGCAGGACATGCTCTGCTGAGTTTCATGGACGCATACTCTGGCTATAACCAGATTCCCATATATGAACCTGACCAAGAGCACAGTTCTTTCATCATTGACAAGGGCTCTATTGCTACATCAGGATGCCATTTGGTTTAATCAATGTCAGGGCAACTTACCAAAGGCTAGTAAACAAAATGTTTAAGAGACAAATTGGGAAGACGATGGAGGTGTGCATGGATGATATACTTGTAAAATCTAAAAGAGCGGAGGATCATATAGCAGACTTGGCTGAAATGTTCCACATTCTGAGAAAATATAGGATGAAGTTGAATCCCCAGAAGTGTGTATTTGGTGTGGAATCAGGGAAATTCTTAGGGTTCATGGTTAACCACCGAGACATTGAGGCAAAACCAGCAAAAATCAAAGTTTTGTTGGATATGAAATCTCACACCAATGTTAAGCAAGTACAAAGTCTGACGGGAATGATTGCAGCTTTGAATCGATTTGTTTCAAAGTCTTCAAATAAATATAAGGAATTCCTTAAAGCGATTAAAAGCATAGGAAATGATTTTGTGTGGACCTCGAACTGTGAAGAAGCTTTTCGGAAAATCAAGGAGCAGTTGGGAAATCCTCCTATGTTAGCTAAGCCAGAAGATTGAGAAACGTTGATTCTTTACTTGGCTGTCTCAGAATACTCCATCAGATCGGCATTGGTAAAAGAGGAGGGGGTCACCATTCTCCGGTGTACTATGTAAGCAAGAGGTTTCTAGATGCAGAAACCAGATACACCAGAATGGAAAAGTTAGTGTACACCCTTGTCCTTGCGGCACGGAAGCTAAGGCCATACTTTCAAGCTCATCGAATAGAGGTTCGCACCGCTTATCCCCTCAGGCACATTTTACATAAGCCAGAGTCGTCAGGAAGGATACTAAAGTGGGCAGTAGAGTTGGGACAATTTGATCTAGAATATTGCCCTTGCACAGCAATCAAAGGGCAGGCATTGGCCGATTCCATACTCAAGTTCGATTATGAGGTAGATAATAAGGCTATAGTGTTGGTAGAACCTTCCTCACAGGGAAATCCCCCTGTCGACGTGAGAGTAGAGTTCCCACACTcttggtggatcttgcatgttGATGGGGCTGTGAATAACAATGGAGGAGGGGCCGAGATTATTTTGGTTATCCTGGAAGGACATCGTCTGATGAGTGCCATTTACTTCAAGTTTTACATcaccaacaatgatgctgagtatgaagcACTTATTAATGGCTTAAAAATAGCTTTGAAAGTGGGGGTTATGAATTTGATCACTCGGAGTGACTCAGAATCAGTAGTGAACCAAGTCAATGGAGGTTTTCAGGCCCGAGGACCCCGGACAGAGTTATATATGAGATGTGTGCAGCGTCTGCTGGAAAAGTTTGGAAGTGCCAAGCTGGAAGGTGTACTGAGAGAAGAAAATAGAAATACAGATGAATTGGCAAAGATGGGGTCACATATGGACAACGTTCTGCTAGGATAAATTCCTTTTGGGAATTCAAGAAATTCCAAGTATTCCAGAAGTAAGTGTGTTCCAGACACAGGAGATCCCACAAGAGACCTGGATGACCCCCATTCATAACTATATTCGGACGGGGACTTTTCCAGAAGACAAGCTACAGGCTCGAAGCCTTCGCTACCAGGCTGCGAAGTACGTTGAGTAATATGGAGTGTTGTATAAAAGAGGGTTTAATCAACCGCTATTACGATGCGTAGATCTggaagaaggaaattatattcTTAGAGAGGTACACGAAGGTATTtatggcaatcactcgggggtgGTTCGTTGGCATTGAAAGTTCTTCGACAAGGATATTATTGGCCACCCATGAAAGAAGATGCCTTCAAGTTTGTTAGGGTGTGCGATCGTTGCCAATGATTCGCTAATTATTCCAATGCCTCAACAACATCTATCACTTCACTGGCAAGTCCTTGGCCTTTTTCTATGTGGATAATTGATCTCATTGGAGAATTACCCAAGGCCAAGGGGGGTGTGAAGTATGCTGTGGTGGCTGTTGATTATTTTACAAAATGGGCAGAAGCTATGCCGCTGGCCACGATCACAACAAATAAAATCAAAGACTTTGTCTTCAACTCCATAGTCTGCAGGTTCGGTATTCCATATAAACTCATCTAAGACAATGGAAAGTAGTTTGACAGTAAAGAGTTAAGGAAGCTTTACGAAGACTTGAACATCAAGAAAGATTTCGCTGCAGTCTACCATCCGCAAAGCAATGGCCAGACAGAAGCCATAAACAAGATTATCAAACACACTTTGAAGGCTAAGCTGGAAGAAAAGAAGGGATATTGGCCGGAGAAGATGCCCATGGTCCTTTAGTCTTACAACACAACCCTGAGATCAACCACAAGAGAGTCCCCTTTTTTGCTAACTTACGGGTATGAGGCTATGGTTCCCGTAGAGGTGGGAGCTGGATCTCTGTGAAGGAATTTATTCATTGAGGAAGACGCAGAAGTTAATCAAAGGCTCCACTTGGATTTGATGGACGAAGCTAGAATGAATTCTCAGTTGAAGCTTGCTATATATCAACAAAGAATTACAAGGTATTTCAATAAGAAGGTGAAGTCTGTGCCCAATAAGGTGGGGGATCTTGTGTTGTGGAAAGTCATGTCGAATACTAAAATAGCTCAGCATGGGGTGCTTgaagctaattgggaaggaccatacaaggtcaaggCTATACTTAGGAAGATGACCTATCGCTTGGAAGATTTGGGTGGCCAGCTTATTCCCCGGGCTTGGAATGCAGAGCACTTGTGgaagtattatcagtagggtATGGCTTTGGCCCCCTCATTTCTATGATTAATTTCTATATAATATACTAGAAGCAAaaaaattcctcctagcctagggggtagtaTACATGACTACGAACCTTGGAACTAGCTAAAagataaaattttcaaataatttccccacacctgggactggtgtaatttccacactagagcgcattatcaATAAAAGAAAAAAAGTTGCTTCAATTATTTTGTTTACTTGGCATTTATACTCTAAGAGAAAGTTAGGGCGCGCCCTAATAGAGAAGTACCTTAATGATGAAGGAAAAGTTATTTATACCACACAAATAAAAGATATCCATGATGTAAGATGACAGTTGAATTCTATATATATGTACTAAGGGACGCGCCCTCTAAATCAGAAGTTGTAAAATCTTCTAATCTAAAATTTATGCTAAGACCAGAGGCGCTCCCTATGGGAAGGCGCGCCATGATCAATATGGCTTGAAAAAATATGGTGTTACAAATGAAAAATGGATAATAATGGTGGGATTCATTTTTTAGTTTAGCTTCGAAAGGGTAATACGTCAGGATATTAAGGTACACTTTTACAGTAGGACGCGCCTCACACTTCTACGTACTTAGCAAATTTTGACAGGGCGAAAatgaaaagctaagataaataaTACAGGGCGCGCCCTAAAGGTAGAGGCGCCTTGGCGAATTTCCTTAGAAAATTTCTATGTGAGAATGATAAAAAATTACTTTCTGATATTAGTACGCGCCTTAAGAAACTATTTTCTAAGATTTAAGGCGCGCCTTAACCATGAAGGTGTGCCATTTGTGTAGTACCTGGAAAATTTTACTTGTAAAAATCACCCTTCAATACTTGTTGAAAGAAAGGAagtgttaggcacaaagcatgcgctaaataaatcacgcaagtatatacgttcgcaagtaatatagaatgatttctaattcgttcccacaaagactctgattaattatatttaattgacacttactcaccaatgtttgattattcttcaatgtcaagacaataacaattaaggttggtaaactaataattactactagaattaaacacttgaattaacaatattaaacacacatgagatcctaacttcattactacttcgttcaatagttattgttaataaccttagcatgtaatggtgatgatattaatcgaacaacacgaaactgataaatgccaactttcgttgtacgaataccattctaccaagctccacaattaagatagaagttgaataggcatcaattatattgagaccttatatgtctacagaatttgacaacataacgatttaagctcaagttattcatgatgattacacagggcaagtaaaacggttagagttacccactaatcatgcatgcaatacatgaacctatgctagcatggcaagttctaaatctcaagattcaccgtcgcttcacaagagattaataggctatcttacatgttcgcgacgcatataagatgaataagcacaacctatactagatatcatacaatcaccacataacaaggtattaaacaattaactaaagaattccatagtaaatccgctaggatcctatgataacaattagcccataatagaactcatcgtcacaaTGGGTTCATAcgaaagcatgataataacacaacgatataaagatgaaaaatacttaataaataatgaagtacgtcacaagagtattaagattcaaagcataaagaaaactagcatccactgttacaacgaattaaaaaagtcacaagataaatgtatgcttcctcttcttcattgttgcgtgctaaaacggtcttctcaatcttcttgcccttgctcttgatgaagaaaacgtcttcccataaggtttatataatagcccaagagaaccagcgccaacagaagcccaattatactcgaattaataaaatccagattctgaaaTTCCGCCCGCACGCGGCCGCCTGGCACCAGCACGCGGCCGCCTGCTggcacgcggtcgcctgctcctgGCGCGCGGCCGCCtgctacccttctggaaaatactttaTTTTGCTTCTTTTTTTACTGATTTGTTTGCTCATCAACCCTAGACTGATTTCAAGCACTTgcttaagctttatttgatgaaaaccacctatctaagcaagttataccctgaaatgcaaaaacactagaaaacgcgtcaaatacacaaaatacttgagttcaagacaccaattcaagccgttatgagacacTCTAAGTGGTAAaaaattccacttatcacacccccaaacttaaatcgatgcttgtcctcaagcatcacataCTCAAACTtagaataaaacatgcatgaatgcaacgatcccctcgcgacgactaaaccaaccaacacatgacatatcaacaattgcaattaggcgactaaagatcaatcaaatcacgcaagctaacatacaactagaaacgtggtgtgtgcgaatacttaacagatatgcttcgaaactagatcaatcaccataatttaattatcctcaaggcaatcacaagcttataTGGAGAATATATtttaga is a window of Apium graveolens cultivar Ventura chromosome 11, ASM990537v1, whole genome shotgun sequence DNA encoding:
- the LOC141695856 gene encoding uncharacterized protein LOC141695856, coding for MEKLVYTLVLAARKLRPYFQAHRIEVRTAYPLRHILHKPESSGRILKWAVELGQFDLEYCPCTAIKGQALADSILKFDYEVDNKAIVLVEPSSQGNPPVDVRVEFPHSWWILHVDGAVNNNGGGAEIILVILEGHRLMSAIYFKFYITNNDAEYEALINGLKIALKVGVMNLITRSDSESVVNQVNGGFQARGPRTELYMRCVQRLLEKFGSAKLEGVLREENRNTDELAKMGSHMDNVLLG